AAGATCCCCGCCTTTGCGGGAATGACTTTTTGCGACGTTGGCAGAGTTTTTTGCAACCGCGCCCCGGCGTTCACCGTAAAAAAAGCGCCAAGATGACACGAAGTCAGCTTGGCGCTCTCTTTTGGCGCTCGCGCGAAAAGCGCCCTCGACAGCGTGGGCTATCAGGAAGAGACCACGAAAAGATGCATCTCGCGCGGCCCATGCGCGCCGTGCACCAGAGTGGCCTCGATGTCGGCGGTCTTGCTCGGGCCGGTGATGATGCTCACGTTGGACGGCAGCACCTGGCCGTTCAGACGGGAGAGCATCTGCCGGTAGGAGCCGAGCATGCGATTTTTGGGCACCACCGCGACATGGATGGACGGCACCAGGGACACGGAGCGTGCGCGGCCACGGCCGCCCAGAAGCACCAGCGAGGCAGTGTCGGCCAGCAGGTAATCGGCGGTGGTGATGCCGATATACGAGGCGATGACCTCACGCCGGAACTCGGCACGAGCGGATTCATCGAATGAGTCCGCCACGGGCACTGTCCGGACGGGGATGTCCGCGCCCAGACGCGCTTCAAGGCCCAATCCATCAAGTAGCGGGTCGCTCCAGCGCACGATCTGCTTCAAGGTGCCCCATTCCGGACTGCGCTCCCGGGCCAGGGCCGCGATGGCCACGCCGCAGGCATCCTGATCCGGACACTCGTGCACCTGCAGATTGAGCGCCTGCGCCTCCTTGCGGATGCTTTCCATCCATCCGGCCCGCTCTTCTTCCGGGGCCATGATGTCTGCGCACTTGATGAATTCCTCGCTCTTGGCAAAAACCAACCTGTCCCGTCCGTCATTGGCCCGCACTTTAAGCGCCTGCCTGACCCGTTCAATGATGCGACTCATGCACCCCTCCCTGTCTTGTCACGACGTGCCCAGCGTCCGGCGAAACTCTCCTGTGCCAGAGGCGGAAAATCGCGGCCTCGGGTCCATCCGCCCAGCGGTCCGGGCAGGCGCGTAATCCAGCCGTTCCTGCGAGGCAGCAGTCTCTGGCCGAATCTGGCCAATGCACACAGCGCATCGTACAGGCGCCGATGCCGCATGATCATCGACCAGAGCCCGAAAACCAGCTTTGTCGGCAGGCTTTGACGACGCACGTTCCAGCGCCTGTCGCCGTCGGCAAGTTTGGAGCGCAGCAGCGAGAGCATGCGCGGCAGATCGTTGTCCACAGGGCAAACCTGCTTGCAGGCGCCGCACAGGGTTTCACCCTGGCAGAGATGGTGGCATTCGTTGATACCCCGGGTCAGCGGCGTGAAGACCGCGCCGATGGGGCCGCAATACGGCGAGCCGTAACTATGCCCGCCAATGGCCATGTAGACCGGGCAGACATTCAGGCATCCGCCGCAGCGCACGCAGTGCAGAACCTCGCGAAAGTCCGGGTCTGCCAGAATGCGGCTGCGGCCGTTGTCCACCAGAACCAGATGAAATTCCTCCGGTCCGTCCGGTTCGTCGGGCAGGCGCGGTCCGCCGACGTAGCTTATATAGGTGGAGATCTTCTGCCCTGCCGCCGCGCGGGTCAGCATGCGCAGCAGGATGTCGTGATCCTCCAGGGTGGCCGCGATCTTCTCGATGCCCAGCAGCACTATGTGCACCCTCGGCATGGTCGTGGCCATGCGGATGTTGCCTTCGTTGGAGACGATGGTCACGTGTCCGGTCTCGGCGCAGGCGGTGTTGCCGCCGGAGATGCCCATGTCGGCAGTAAGCATCTTTTCGCGCAGGGCCTTGCGGGCCATGGCGGTCAGGGTCGGCGGATCGTCCGTGTAGGGCTCGCCCAGTTTCTCGGCGAAGAGTTCGCCGACCTGCTCGCGGGTGTAGTGGATGGCCGGGGCGATGATGTGCGAAGGCGCTTCGCCCTTGAGCTGCACGATGTACTCGCCAAGATCGGTCTCCACGGTCTCGATGCCTGCGGCTTCGAGGGCGTCGTTGAGGTGGATTTCCTCGCTGAGCATGGATTTTCCCTTGACCACGCGAGCGACCTGATGGCGCTTGGCAACGCCCAGGCAGTATTCCACGGCATCTTCCCCGGTCCCGGCAAGATGGACATGCCCGCCCCTGGCCCGGATATTCGCGGCCAGGGTCTCAAGCACAACGTCCAGATTGTCCACGACCTTGCGTCGCACGGCCTTGGCGTCCTGACGCGGATCATGTCCCGGCGAAAGCTGATTGTAGAGGTGCACCGCATTGCGCCCGATCTTGTCCCGCATCTTGGCGAGGGCTCGGTGAAGCTGCTTGTCCTGAACCGCCTTGGCGGCCAATTCCCTGTATTTCAGAGGATCCTGATTCAGCATCCTATTCCTCCCCGGCCAGGATTTCGGCGATGTGGTGCACGCTGATGGGCAGCTCGCGGCGGCGGATCATGCCCTGCATGTGCATGAGGCAGCCCATGTCGCAGCCGACCACGGCGCTTGTGCCCGTGGCCTGGATGTTGGCCAGCTTGGTCTCCAGCAGGGCCTCGGAAATTTCCGGATATTTGGCCGAAAATGTTCCCCCGAACCCGCAGCATTCATCGGAACGGGTCATCTCGACGAGGCTCAGTCCGCGCACTGCGGAAAGCAGCGCCCGGGGCTGGTCCTTGACGCCCAGACCGCGCAGGAGATGACAGGAATCGTGGTAGGTGACCTCCCCGTTCCAGGTTGCCCCGACATCGGTCACGCCCAGCACATCGACCAGAAATTCGGTGAACTCGAAGGTCCTGGCGGCCACCCGCTTGGCCCTGGCCAGCAGCCTTGGGTCGTTGGCGAAAAGTTCCAGGTAGTGGTGCCGGACCATGTGCACGCACGATCCGGACGGGCAGACAATGGCTTCGGCGTCTTCGAACACGTCCAGATAATGGCGTGCCAGACGCGCCGCCTCATCACGATATCCGGCGTTGAAGGCCGGCTGTCCGCAGCAGGTCTGGTTCGCGGGATAGTCGAGGGTGAGTCCCTGGCGTTCAAGCACCTTGACCATGGCTTCGCCCACGGCCGGAAAACAGGAATCCACTATGCACTGGATGAACAGGGTCACCCTTTTTGGTTTGGTCATTCAAACACCTCAAAAGCGCTGCTGCGCTGTTCATTAAATACAAGTCGTTGAAGCTTCAGCACCAACAAAAATATCCACTGCCGGGAAAGATGGAGCAAAAGCAGCGCAAATGCCGCTACGCAAGCCTCCCTGCACGAGTCAAGGGGCGAACCCCTTGCGGGCCCCCGGGGCAGCGCCCCGCCTCTTCTCTCTTCTCCCCGCGTCAGGCCCCCAGATACGCAGCCAGGACACGGTCATCGTCCAGCAGCGCCCTGGCTTCACCGGTGGCCGCGATCTGCCCGGATTCGAGCACGTAGCCACGATGGGAGTGAGCGAGGGCCAGCCGTGCGTTCTGTTCCACGAGCAGGATGGTCATGCCCTGGGCGCTCAGGGAATCGAGGATGCCGAAAATCTCCTCCACCACCAGCGGCGCAAGCCCCAGGGAGGGTTCGTCGAGCAGGAGCATGCGCGGCGAGCTCATCAGGGCGCGGGCAATGGCCAGCATCTGCTGCTCGCCCCCGGAAAGGGTCCCGGCCGGCTGGCGGCGGCGCTCCCGAAGACGCGGGAACATGGTGTAGGACTTTTCCAGGTCACGCGCGATGCCGTCTTTGTCCTGGCGGATGTAGGCTCCAAGCAGGAGGTTGTCCTCGATGCTCTGCCGGGCCAGCACCTGACGTCCTTCGGGGCAATGCGCGAGCCCCGCACGGACGATGGCGTCCGGCCGGGTTTTGGCCATGTCGGTTCCAGCAAAACTCAAAGAGCCGGATGCGATGCGGGCCAGACCGGAGACGGCGCGCAGGATGGTGCTCTTGCCCGCGCCGTTGGCGCCGATGAGGGTGACCACCTCGCCATGCTCCACGTAAAGGCTGACGTCCCGCACGGCTTTGACCGCGCCGTAGTTCACGCAGATCTGATCAAGTTCGAGCAGTGGCATGGCTGTCTCCCAGATAGGCGTCGATGACGCATTGATCGCTGCGCACTTCGTCCGGCTTGCCCTGACATATGAGGCGGCCGAAGTTGAGCACGGCCAGACGGTCGCAAAGGCCCATGACCAGCGGCACGTGGTGTTCGATGATGAGCACGGTCAGGTCGAAGCGGTGGCGCAGATCACGGATGAAATCGCTCAGTTCCGCCTTTTCGGCCAGATTCAGGCCCGCAGCCGGTTCGTCCAGAAGCAGGAGCTTGGGGCGCAGCGCCAGGGCGCGGGCGATCTCGAGCCGCCTGCGCTCACCGTAGGGCAGGGATGACGCCAGATCCGAAGCCTTGGAACCCAGCCCGACAAGAGCGAGCAGCTCAAGGGCCTTGTCCCTGATCCGCCTCTCCTGGGCCCGGCTGGCCGGAAGGCCGAGCAGGTCCGACAGGAGGCCGGTTTCGGCAAAGGCCTGCATGGGCGCGCGCACGTTGTCGAGCACGCTCATGCCGCTGAACAGACGGATGTTCTGGAACGTTCTGGCCATGCCCATGCTGGCGACCTTGTGAGGCGCGATGCCCAGAATATCCTTGCCCAGAAAACTGATCCGGCCCGCGGAAACGGGCGTGAGTCCGGAAATCAGGTTGAAGAGCGTGGTCTTGCCGGCGCCATTGGGGCCGATCAGGCCGAAGATCTCACCAGACTGCACGGAAAAGCCGACATCGCCGACCGCCATGAGCCCCCCGAAAGACCGCGATACGCCTTCAAGGCTTAAAATGGCGTCCATCAGGCCACCCCCGAAACTTTGCGGCGCAGGGAGGCCAGCAGCCCCGCGATGCCTTGGGGCAGGTAGATGCAGGCCACAACCAGGACGATGCCGTTCATGATCAGGCGGGCGTCCTTGAGCGGACGCAGCACCTCGGGCAGCGCGACAAGCAGGATAGCTCCAAGGAGCGGCCCCCAGATGGAGCGCGCGCCACCGATGAGCACATAGGCCAGACATGCCACGGAGGCGTCGAAACTGCTCTGGCGGGCGTTCCAGGTATTGAGGAACGGCGCGCTCATGGCTCCGACCACGCCGGCCAGGCCGCAACCGATGACAAAGGCGCGGACCTTCTCGAAGGTGGTGGAGATGCCCATGGCCTGGGCAGCCAGCTCGTCCTCGCGGATGGCCATGAAGGACCGGCCGGCCACGGTGCGGGTCAAACGCCAGGAGAAGAGAAGCATGACGATAAGGAGCGGACCGAAGAACCACAGGTAGCCAATGCGCTTCTCGAAAGGCTGCGGGATGCCGAAAAGGCCCACCGCCCCGCCGGTGACGTCCAGAACCAGCACCACGACGTTGAGCACCTGCACGAAGGCGATGGTCGCCAGGGCCAGGTAGATGCCGCGCAACCGCAGGGCCGGGATGCCGACCAGAAGTCCGAGCAGGCAACTGGCCAGCATGGCGATGAGCCATTCTACGGGATAAAGGGCCACGCCCAGAGTCTCCCGCCAGGAGGCAAAGATCGGGCTCGTGCCCATGATGGCCGCGATGTAGCCGCCCAGGGAATAGAAGCCGATGCTGGCCAGCGAGAGCTGTCCGGCCATG
This genomic interval from Deltaproteobacteria bacterium HGW-Deltaproteobacteria-18 contains the following:
- a CDS encoding lactate utilization protein C, with product MSRIIERVRQALKVRANDGRDRLVFAKSEEFIKCADIMAPEEERAGWMESIRKEAQALNLQVHECPDQDACGVAIAALARERSPEWGTLKQIVRWSDPLLDGLGLEARLGADIPVRTVPVADSFDESARAEFRREVIASYIGITTADYLLADTASLVLLGGRGRARSVSLVPSIHVAVVPKNRMLGSYRQMLSRLNGQVLPSNVSIITGPSKTADIEATLVHGAHGPREMHLFVVSS
- a CDS encoding iron-sulfur cluster-binding protein; the protein is MLNQDPLKYRELAAKAVQDKQLHRALAKMRDKIGRNAVHLYNQLSPGHDPRQDAKAVRRKVVDNLDVVLETLAANIRARGGHVHLAGTGEDAVEYCLGVAKRHQVARVVKGKSMLSEEIHLNDALEAAGIETVETDLGEYIVQLKGEAPSHIIAPAIHYTREQVGELFAEKLGEPYTDDPPTLTAMARKALREKMLTADMGISGGNTACAETGHVTIVSNEGNIRMATTMPRVHIVLLGIEKIAATLEDHDILLRMLTRAAAGQKISTYISYVGGPRLPDEPDGPEEFHLVLVDNGRSRILADPDFREVLHCVRCGGCLNVCPVYMAIGGHSYGSPYCGPIGAVFTPLTRGINECHHLCQGETLCGACKQVCPVDNDLPRMLSLLRSKLADGDRRWNVRRQSLPTKLVFGLWSMIMRHRRLYDALCALARFGQRLLPRRNGWITRLPGPLGGWTRGRDFPPLAQESFAGRWARRDKTGRGA
- a CDS encoding Fe-S oxidoreductase: MTKPKRVTLFIQCIVDSCFPAVGEAMVKVLERQGLTLDYPANQTCCGQPAFNAGYRDEAARLARHYLDVFEDAEAIVCPSGSCVHMVRHHYLELFANDPRLLARAKRVAARTFEFTEFLVDVLGVTDVGATWNGEVTYHDSCHLLRGLGVKDQPRALLSAVRGLSLVEMTRSDECCGFGGTFSAKYPEISEALLETKLANIQATGTSAVVGCDMGCLMHMQGMIRRRELPISVHHIAEILAGEE
- a CDS encoding ABC transporter ATP-binding protein, encoding MPLLELDQICVNYGAVKAVRDVSLYVEHGEVVTLIGANGAGKSTILRAVSGLARIASGSLSFAGTDMAKTRPDAIVRAGLAHCPEGRQVLARQSIEDNLLLGAYIRQDKDGIARDLEKSYTMFPRLRERRRQPAGTLSGGEQQMLAIARALMSSPRMLLLDEPSLGLAPLVVEEIFGILDSLSAQGMTILLVEQNARLALAHSHRGYVLESGQIAATGEARALLDDDRVLAAYLGA
- the livG gene encoding high-affinity branched-chain amino acid ABC transporter ATP-binding protein LivG (Part of the ABC transporter complexes LivFGHMJ and LivFGHMK involved in the high-affinity transport of branched-chain amino acids; LivFGHMK is specific for the transport of leucine, while LivFGHMJ is a transporter for leucine, isoleucine, and valine), producing MDAILSLEGVSRSFGGLMAVGDVGFSVQSGEIFGLIGPNGAGKTTLFNLISGLTPVSAGRISFLGKDILGIAPHKVASMGMARTFQNIRLFSGMSVLDNVRAPMQAFAETGLLSDLLGLPASRAQERRIRDKALELLALVGLGSKASDLASSLPYGERRRLEIARALALRPKLLLLDEPAAGLNLAEKAELSDFIRDLRHRFDLTVLIIEHHVPLVMGLCDRLAVLNFGRLICQGKPDEVRSDQCVIDAYLGDSHATART
- a CDS encoding branched-chain amino acid ABC transporter permease translates to MFFDNYGFLMVAIIQQALLGMSLWYPLMAGQLSLASIGFYSLGGYIAAIMGTSPIFASWRETLGVALYPVEWLIAMLASCLLGLLVGIPALRLRGIYLALATIAFVQVLNVVVLVLDVTGGAVGLFGIPQPFEKRIGYLWFFGPLLIVMLLFSWRLTRTVAGRSFMAIREDELAAQAMGISTTFEKVRAFVIGCGLAGVVGAMSAPFLNTWNARQSSFDASVACLAYVLIGGARSIWGPLLGAILLVALPEVLRPLKDARLIMNGIVLVVACIYLPQGIAGLLASLRRKVSGVA